In Propionimicrobium sp. PCR01-08-3, one DNA window encodes the following:
- a CDS encoding glycosyltransferase family 2 protein — translation MTKIVAVVVTYRAGEGLRGLLTELNRQCDLVIVVDNGSGTDALTMVRFACEGTGSRLIALEENLGIAAAQNRGIAMARQLGASHVLLSDHDSLPDDGMVAKLLAAIEQDPRIAAAGPLAAEDREGGDQLVYMARTWSPKRATAEELSRPQLDVAFLIASGCLITISALDEIGGMNEPMFIDHVDLEWGLRARRAGYRLVAVPSAHLHHSLGDEVVQLPRRAQPIHVHAPFRNYYLARNTIYLIKTNLMPWRWRVRYCYWLAKYVAFNSLLVDRLPERRRMLWRGIRDGIRGRMGRLAD, via the coding sequence ATGACCAAGATCGTGGCGGTCGTCGTCACCTATCGCGCCGGTGAGGGCCTGCGTGGGTTGCTGACCGAGCTCAACCGGCAGTGCGACCTGGTGATCGTCGTCGACAACGGTTCGGGCACCGATGCGCTGACCATGGTCAGGTTCGCCTGCGAAGGAACTGGGTCGCGGCTGATCGCTCTCGAAGAGAACCTGGGCATCGCGGCGGCGCAGAACCGTGGCATCGCGATGGCCCGGCAACTCGGCGCCAGCCATGTGTTGTTGAGTGACCATGACTCGCTGCCGGACGACGGCATGGTCGCCAAGCTACTCGCGGCCATCGAGCAGGATCCCCGCATCGCGGCCGCCGGGCCGTTGGCCGCCGAAGACCGCGAAGGCGGCGACCAGCTGGTCTACATGGCACGCACATGGAGCCCGAAGCGGGCCACTGCCGAAGAACTCAGCCGGCCACAGTTGGATGTGGCGTTCTTGATCGCCTCCGGGTGCCTGATCACGATCTCGGCGCTCGATGAGATCGGCGGCATGAACGAGCCGATGTTCATCGACCACGTCGATCTCGAATGGGGGCTGCGGGCTCGCCGCGCAGGCTACCGGCTGGTGGCGGTGCCCAGCGCCCATCTGCATCACTCCCTGGGAGACGAGGTAGTGCAGCTGCCCAGGCGTGCGCAGCCCATTCATGTACACGCCCCGTTCCGCAACTACTACCTGGCGCGCAACACGATCTACCTGATCAAGACCAACCTGATGCCCTGGCGCTGGCGCGTCCGGTACTGCTATTGGCTGGCGAAATACGTCGCCTTCAATTCGCTGCTGGTCGACCGGCTGCCCGAGCGCCGCCGCATGCTGTGGCGAGGCATTCGTGACGGCATCCGCGGACGCATGGGTCGCCTCGCCGACTGA
- a CDS encoding N-acetylmuramoyl-L-alanine amidase, which translates to MHKFKVSRAVSMAVVGALVAGGALYAGSPAVADEAGTAIEPVEIALTDSSASLTADAREGAADADETDLATGTTVDGSAVITDQIDLGQFTVSALTWNAEDSLDDANAAFIRVLEASGWSDWSSVSADPQQSGNAGGSDPFISGVATAVQVQITGEADSLPADLKLVVAEQGDGSLSSRVGPQANTQSGTTDEGREGIARGIRPRSAWDGNSPAPTWGDEQAKLKAAIVHHTAGTNNYAQGDVPGIIAGIYYYHAITLGWGDIGYNFLVDKYGGMWEGREGSLDVAASSMIVGGHAYGSNTGTLGVSALGTYTSTAPTQAMLNAFKTVIEYRFDLAGLDARDASGFTSQGGAALSRIFGHRDVYPTDCPGNQIYSQLSSLVQQVGAPSDWSGSWEQKNGNWYYRYSDGSLATGWLSTGGSWYYLRSDGVMLTGWVNDRGTWYYLDASGAMASGWVKLDSSWYYLASSGAMTTGWLSTGGSWYYLAPDGAMATGWQKLGATWYYLDASGAMRTGWLQLGNTWYYLRSDGSMATGWVSVGGTWYYLDASGAWVQ; encoded by the coding sequence GTGCATAAGTTCAAGGTTTCACGTGCTGTTTCGATGGCGGTTGTCGGCGCACTGGTGGCCGGCGGCGCTCTGTACGCCGGCTCGCCGGCGGTCGCGGACGAAGCCGGAACTGCCATCGAACCGGTCGAGATCGCGCTCACCGATTCGTCCGCGAGTCTGACGGCGGACGCTCGTGAAGGTGCGGCGGACGCCGATGAGACCGACCTGGCAACCGGCACGACCGTCGACGGGTCCGCCGTCATCACCGATCAGATCGACCTCGGCCAGTTCACGGTGTCAGCTTTGACCTGGAACGCCGAAGACAGCCTCGATGACGCGAACGCAGCGTTCATCCGGGTGCTCGAAGCCTCGGGCTGGAGCGATTGGTCGAGTGTCAGCGCCGATCCTCAGCAGTCGGGCAACGCCGGTGGTAGTGATCCGTTCATCTCCGGGGTGGCCACCGCCGTCCAGGTGCAGATCACCGGCGAGGCCGACTCACTGCCGGCCGATCTGAAGCTGGTCGTCGCCGAACAGGGCGATGGATCGCTGTCGAGCCGGGTCGGGCCGCAGGCGAACACCCAGTCCGGCACCACGGACGAGGGACGCGAGGGTATCGCCCGCGGTATCCGTCCCCGCAGTGCGTGGGACGGCAATTCACCGGCTCCCACCTGGGGCGATGAGCAAGCCAAGCTGAAGGCTGCCATCGTCCATCACACGGCCGGCACGAACAACTATGCGCAGGGCGATGTGCCCGGCATCATCGCGGGCATCTACTACTACCACGCGATCACCTTGGGTTGGGGAGACATCGGCTACAACTTCTTGGTCGACAAGTACGGCGGCATGTGGGAGGGACGCGAGGGTTCGCTCGATGTCGCCGCGAGCTCGATGATCGTCGGAGGACATGCCTACGGCTCGAACACCGGCACCCTGGGCGTCTCCGCGCTCGGCACCTACACCAGCACCGCACCCACTCAGGCGATGCTGAATGCGTTCAAGACGGTGATCGAGTATCGCTTCGATCTGGCCGGTTTGGACGCCCGCGACGCCTCAGGGTTCACCAGCCAGGGCGGTGCGGCACTGTCTCGCATCTTCGGGCACCGCGATGTCTATCCGACCGATTGCCCGGGAAACCAGATCTATTCGCAGCTTTCCAGCCTTGTTCAGCAGGTCGGGGCGCCCAGCGACTGGTCGGGTAGCTGGGAGCAGAAGAACGGAAACTGGTATTACCGGTACTCCGACGGCTCGCTGGCCACCGGATGGTTGAGCACCGGGGGCTCGTGGTACTACTTGCGCTCCGATGGCGTGATGCTCACCGGCTGGGTGAACGATCGCGGCACCTGGTACTACCTGGACGCGAGTGGCGCTATGGCGTCCGGCTGGGTGAAGCTCGACAGTTCGTGGTACTACCTGGCGTCCAGTGGTGCGATGACCACCGGTTGGCTGAGCACCGGCGGCTCCTGGTACTACCTGGCCCCTGATGGTGCCATGGCCACCGGCTGGCAGAAGCTCGGCGCCACGTGGTATTACCTCGACGCGAGTGGAGCCATGAGGACCGGCTGGCTGCAGCTCGGCAATACGTGGTACTACCTGCGTTCCGATGGCTCGATGGCCACAGGGTGGGTCAGTGTCGGCGGCACCTGGTACTACCTGGACGCAAGCGGAGCCTGGGTTCAGTAG
- a CDS encoding lysophospholipid acyltransferase family protein, translated as MAKLGDNKRRFKNPLSVTASTAAQQLLMKPAVWGILNVHVHGEENLEGVEEPFIAIANHSSHFDAPLIMGALPARLSRHLATGAAADTFFTKRSNALAIELFMNAYPVNRGATRDHRGMSKQLLSDGVPLFIFPEGTRSRTGGMGPFTPGVAALAISFNCQVLPAAIVGSYAAWPARQKRWNPGRPDVHVVFGLPMRPRPGEIAHEFNERMRRKVIEMHDSTATAYSMPTQNELAHIAAIEAPKKPKKDDK; from the coding sequence ATGGCTAAGCTCGGCGACAACAAGAGGCGTTTCAAGAATCCGCTGTCGGTCACGGCGAGCACCGCCGCTCAGCAGCTGTTGATGAAGCCTGCCGTGTGGGGCATTCTCAACGTCCACGTGCACGGCGAGGAGAACCTTGAGGGAGTGGAAGAGCCCTTCATCGCCATCGCCAATCACTCCTCGCACTTCGATGCGCCGTTGATCATGGGGGCGCTGCCGGCCAGGCTCAGCAGGCATCTGGCCACCGGTGCTGCGGCCGACACGTTCTTCACCAAACGGTCGAACGCGCTGGCGATCGAGCTGTTCATGAATGCCTATCCGGTGAACCGTGGCGCCACCAGAGATCACCGCGGCATGTCGAAGCAGCTGCTCAGCGATGGTGTGCCGCTGTTCATCTTTCCCGAGGGCACCCGCTCACGCACCGGCGGGATGGGGCCGTTCACCCCCGGTGTGGCGGCGCTCGCGATCTCGTTCAACTGCCAGGTGCTGCCCGCCGCGATCGTCGGCTCCTACGCCGCCTGGCCAGCCCGGCAGAAGCGCTGGAATCCCGGGCGTCCGGACGTGCATGTGGTCTTCGGTCTGCCGATGCGCCCGCGTCCCGGTGAGATCGCCCACGAGTTCAACGAGCGGATGCGCCGCAAGGTCATCGAAATGCATGACTCCACCGCGACCGCCTACTCGATGCCCACCCAAAACGAGCTGGCTCACATCGCCGCGATCGAGGCACCGAAGAAGCCCAAGAAGGACGACAAGTAG
- a CDS encoding SDR family NAD(P)-dependent oxidoreductase, producing MATALVTGGTSGIGRAFATELAERGYDLVLVARDQSRLDQTASDLRTRFGCEVETLHADLAVRSDLDPVIARLSETDRPVDVLVNNAGFGLNASLLDEDVATQERAMDVMCTAVLILSGAAGRSMKARGQGMIINVSSVSAWIVKGNYSAIKRWVLTYTQALALELSGTGVQATAVCPSWVKTELHERAGVARPKLPGWAWVDGSVVAKTALDAAAAGKPVAIPTRKWRVAVWFLDHAPKGLSRAISRKITKSRRSDG from the coding sequence ATGGCGACAGCATTGGTCACGGGGGGCACCTCGGGCATAGGACGAGCCTTCGCGACCGAGCTCGCCGAGCGCGGCTACGACCTCGTGTTGGTGGCGCGCGACCAGTCCCGGCTTGATCAAACTGCCTCTGACTTGCGTACGCGTTTCGGATGTGAGGTCGAGACCTTGCACGCCGATCTTGCTGTCCGAAGCGATCTCGACCCTGTCATCGCTCGCTTGAGCGAGACCGATCGTCCGGTCGATGTCCTGGTGAACAATGCCGGATTCGGGCTGAACGCGTCGTTGCTCGATGAGGATGTCGCCACCCAAGAACGTGCGATGGATGTCATGTGCACCGCGGTGCTGATCTTGTCCGGTGCGGCCGGCAGATCGATGAAAGCGCGGGGACAGGGCATGATCATCAACGTGTCGTCGGTGTCGGCGTGGATCGTCAAGGGCAACTACTCGGCCATCAAGCGCTGGGTACTCACCTATACCCAGGCGCTCGCGCTCGAATTGTCGGGCACCGGCGTGCAGGCCACCGCGGTGTGCCCGAGCTGGGTCAAAACTGAGCTGCACGAGCGCGCCGGGGTGGCGCGTCCGAAGCTGCCGGGCTGGGCCTGGGTCGACGGTTCTGTCGTAGCCAAAACCGCTTTGGACGCAGCCGCCGCCGGCAAACCGGTAGCCATTCCCACCCGCAAATGGCGCGTCGCGGTCTGGTTCTTGGACCATGCGCCCAAGGGGCTGTCACGCGCCATCTCCCGCAAGATCACGAAGTCGAGGAGGTCTGATGGCTAA
- a CDS encoding acetate kinase translates to MSKPILVLNCGSSSIKYQMIDVESEELLAKGIVQRIATGTTGTIDHEVLAGEPGEFHVDQELDNHEAALATVFDLFKQHGPDLSSTVAVAHRTVHGGDKFADPTLITDEVVDTLRELSPLAPLHNPAGISGIEAARKLLPEIPHVGIFDTAFFVRLPAEAFTYAIDTDLAKRTRIRKYGFHGTSHQFVSGEVSKLLGRDDLKQIVCHLGNGASISAVDSGHAIETSMGLTPLAGLVMGTRSGDIDPGIVGYLSRELGLSSAEIDDELNKRSGMLGLTGHTDMRDVESAIDAGNEQARIGMDVYIHRIAFYIGGYAALLGGLDAITFTAGVGENAALVRSEVCARLGGLGVELDEDANAQRSKDPRVISTDASKVKVLVVPTNEELAMARQTAELLG, encoded by the coding sequence ATGTCCAAGCCGATCCTCGTCCTGAACTGTGGATCAAGCTCGATCAAATACCAGATGATCGACGTCGAGAGCGAAGAACTGCTTGCCAAGGGCATCGTGCAGCGCATCGCGACCGGCACCACCGGAACCATCGACCATGAGGTGCTCGCAGGTGAGCCCGGCGAGTTCCACGTCGACCAAGAGCTCGACAACCACGAAGCCGCTCTGGCAACTGTTTTCGACCTCTTCAAGCAGCACGGTCCTGACCTTTCCTCCACCGTGGCCGTCGCGCACCGCACCGTGCATGGTGGCGACAAGTTCGCTGACCCCACGCTGATCACCGACGAAGTCGTCGATACTCTGCGTGAACTGTCGCCGCTGGCTCCGCTGCACAATCCGGCCGGTATCTCCGGCATCGAGGCGGCCCGCAAGCTGCTCCCCGAGATTCCCCATGTCGGCATCTTCGACACCGCATTCTTCGTCCGGCTGCCCGCCGAGGCCTTTACCTACGCCATCGACACCGACCTGGCCAAGCGCACCCGCATCCGCAAGTACGGCTTCCACGGCACCAGCCACCAGTTCGTCAGCGGCGAGGTCTCCAAGCTGCTGGGACGCGACGACCTCAAGCAGATCGTCTGCCACCTCGGCAACGGCGCCTCGATCTCGGCCGTCGACTCCGGGCATGCCATTGAAACCTCGATGGGCCTCACCCCACTGGCCGGCCTGGTGATGGGCACCCGCTCCGGCGACATCGACCCCGGCATCGTCGGCTACCTGAGCCGCGAACTCGGTCTCAGCTCCGCCGAGATCGACGACGAGCTCAACAAGCGCTCCGGCATGCTCGGGCTGACCGGCCACACCGATATGCGTGACGTCGAGTCCGCGATCGACGCCGGCAACGAGCAGGCCCGCATCGGCATGGACGTCTACATTCACCGCATCGCGTTCTACATCGGCGGCTACGCGGCCCTGCTGGGCGGCCTGGACGCCATCACCTTCACCGCCGGTGTGGGCGAGAACGCCGCGCTGGTTCGCTCCGAGGTCTGCGCCCGGCTGGGTGGTCTCGGCGTCGAATTGGACGAGGACGCCAACGCTCAGCGCTCCAAGGATCCCCGGGTCATCTCGACCGATGCGTCCAAGGTCAAGGTGCTCGTTGTGCCGACCAACGAAGAACTGGCGATGGCCCGCCAGACCGCCGAGCTGCTCGGCTGA